Part of the Cellulomonas hominis genome, CACCGCGACGCCCTTCCCGCGCCACGCGCGCCGGACGCCCAGCAGCTCGGTGTACCCGGACGAGTAGCCGGCCACGGGCCAGTCCTGCTCGTACCGCCCCGAGATCGCGTACCCGGCGACCTCGCCGGTGGCGACGTCCACCGCCACGTGGCTCCACTGCGGGGCGAACATCGACCGCCCCTGCACCCAGGTCTCCGGCGTGCGCGGCTCGCTGCCCCAGTGGTCCGCGAACGCCTCGTTGTGCGCGAGCCGCACCGCGTCGTCGAGCTCCGGGGACCACGGCACGATCCGGACGCCCTCGGGGTCACGCACCTCGGGCAGCGGCTCGGCGAGGTCGCGGCGCATGTCGGTGTAGTAGCGGATCGGGCTGAACCCGGCCGCGGCGTACAGCGCGATCGCGTCGCTGCGGTGGTCCTCGAGGAACGCGGCGATCCGGCCCGGGACGTCCGCCTCCGACGCCGCGAGCTTCTGCCGCGCCCGCGCCGTGGCCCAGGCGACGAGCGCCCGCCCGATCCCCCGGCCCCGCCAGGCGGGGTCCACGCCGCCCGACAGGTACGCGCGCACCAGCCGCACCCCGCCCGGGGGCGCCTCGACGGCGATCCAGGCCCGGAGCTCGCCGTCGGCGTCCACGCCGAGCCGGGCGTCCGCGGCCGGGTCCTTCCAGTCGCCGTCGAGCCACTCGTGGACCTCGACCTCGCTGGTCCGGTACGGCTGGGCGTCGTGCTCCTCCACCCGTGCGACCAGCGCGGCGAGGGCCGGGACGTCCGCCCGGTCGAGCGGCCGCCAGGTCAGGCCGGTGGCCGCCGGGTCCGGCTCCGGGAGCGTCGCGGGCGCAGCGGCGCGGACGGACAGCGGCGCGGCGGGCGTCGCGGGGGCGGCGTGGTCGGGCGCGTCGGGGTGCGGGCACATGCGCTCCACCGTGCCCCACGCGCCGCGCGGTGTCACGCGCATTCCGCGCGGCGCGGCGGCCGGGCGCCCGGGGGTCAGGCGTCGATCTGGCTCGCGTCCAGGGAGGCGGCGCCCGCGACGATGAAGTCCTTGCGCGGCGCGACGTCCGAGCCCATCAGCAGCTCGAAGGTCTCCTCGGCGCGCCGGACCATCGCGTCCGCGCTCTCCGCCGCCGGCAGCGTCACCCGGCGCAGCGTGCGGTGCCGGGGGTCCATCGTGGTCTCGGAGAGCTGGTCCGCGTCCATCTCGCCGAGGCCCTTGTAGCGCTGGATGTCGTCCTTGTAGCGCTTGCCCGCCCGGTCGAGCTTCTTCAGCGTCGCGGCGAGCTCGGCCTCCGAGTACGTGTAGATGTACTCGTTCTTCCGGCTGCCGGCGCCGATCACCTCGATGCGGTGCAGCGGCGGCACGGCGGCGTACACCCGGCCGGCCTCGACCAGCGGGCGCATGTACCGGAAGAACAGCGTGAGCAGCAGGGTGCGGATGTGCGCGCCGTCGACGTCGGCGTCGGTCATCAGCACGATCTTCCCGTAGCGCGCGGCGTCGAGGTCGAACGTCCGGCCCGAGCCGGCGCCGATCACCTGGATGATCGCGGCGCACTCGGCGTTGCGCAGCATGTCCGAGATCGAGGCCTTCTGGACGTTGAGGATCTTGCCGCGGATGGGCAGCAGCGCCTGGAAGTCCGAGGACCGGGCGAGCTTCGCGGTGCCGAGCGCGCTGTCGCCCTCCACGATGAACAGCTCCGAGCGCTCGACGTCGTCGCTGCGGCAGTCGGCGAGCTTCGCGGGCAGCGAGGACGACTCCAGCGCGGTCTTCCGGCGGGAGATCTCCTTCTGCTTCCGGGCGGACACCCGGGCGCGCATCTCCCCCACGACCTTGTCGAGCAGCGCGGCGGACTGCGCCTTGTGCTCGCGCTTGCTGGACGTGAGGATCGCCGCGAGCTGGGTGTCGACGACCTTCGCCACGATGGCGCGCACCGGGGCGGTGCCGAGCACCTCCTTGGTCTGGCCCTCGAACTGCGGCTCGGCGAGGCGGACGGTGACGACCGCGGTGAGGCCCGCGAGCACGTCGTCCTTCTCGATGCGGTCGCTGCCGTCCTTGGCGGAGATCTTCAGCCGGCGGGCGTTGGCGTCGACCTGCTTGCGGAGCGTGCGCAGCAGCGCCGTCTCGAAGCCCGCGAGGTGCGACCCGCCCTTCGGCGTCGCGATGATGTTGACGAACGTGCGGACCTCGGTGTCGTACCCCGTGCCCCAGCGCAGCGCCACGTCGACCTCGCACTCGCGCTGCACCTCCTGCGGCGTCATGTGCCCGCGGGCGTCCAGCACGGGCACCGTCTCGCTGAACGAGCCGGAGCCGGTCAGCTGCCAGGTGTCGGTGACCGGCGCGTCGGGCGCCAGGAAGTCGGCGAAGTCGACCGTGCCGCCGTCGTGCCGGAACACCTCCTCGTGCGGGCCCTCGGCGCCCGGGGTGCCCGGCAGGCCGCGCTCGTCGCGGACGGTGATCGTCAGCCCCGGCACCAGGAAGCTGGTCTGCCGCGCGCGCGTCACGAGCTCGTCGTACGAGAACACCGCCGAGGTCGGGAAGATGTTCCGGTCCGCCCAGTACCGGATGCGGGTGCCGGTGCGGCCCTTCGCGACCTTGCCGACGACGTCGAGCTGCGAGCGGGCGACGAACGGCTCGAACGGCGACTCCGGCGTCCGGCCCGCGGCGTCGTCGAACACGCCCGGCTCGCCCCGGTGGAACGTCATCCGGTGCGTCCTGCCCCCGCGGTCGACCTCGACGTCCAGCCGCGACGACAGCGCGTTCACCACCGAGGCGCCGACGCCGTGCAGGCCGCCCGACGCGCCGTAGGAGCCGCCGCCGAACTTGCCGCCCGCGTGCAGCTTGGTGAGCACGACCTCGACGCCGGTCAGGCCCGTCTTGGGCTCGACGTCCACGGGGATGCCGCGACCCTGGTCGCGCACCTCCACCGAGGAGTCGGCGTGCAGCACGACGTCGATCCTGTCGCCGTGCCCGGCGAGGGCCTCGTCGACGGAGTTGTCGATGATCTCCCAGAGGCAGTGCATGAGGCCGCGGGAGTCCGTGGACCCGATGTACATGCCCGGGCGCTTGCGGACGGCCTCGAGGCCCTCCAGCACGGACAGGTGGCGGGCGGTGTAGCTGGACTCGGCGGATGCGGTCGACACGGTGCCGAAGCCTAATCGCTCCCCCGGACAGTCCTGCGGCACCATGCCGGACCGCTCGCGCGGCGCGTGTGTGCCGGTCGTGTTGCGGGGATGTGAGCGCCGGGTGACATCCGCTTCGCCCGGAGCGAACCACCCGCTCCCGACGGGAAGGATCCGGCGCGCAGATGGTTGTATGACAACGTGACTGGGACTATCGAGAGCACGACGACCCCGCTGACCGCAGCCGACCGCTGCGACCGCTGCGGTGCTCAGGCCTACGTCCGCGTGCACCTGCCCGTGGGCGAGCTCCTGTTCTGCGCGCACCACGCGCGCGAGCACGCGCCGAAGTACTCGCAGGTCGCGACGCACGTCCAGGACGAGACGGACAAGCTCCTCGCCGAGCACGGCGCGGGGGCTGCGGCGGCGCGCTGACCCCTCCGACACGGGACGGCCCCGGACCTCGCGCGAGGTCCGGGGCCGTCCTGCGTCCGCGGGACCCCCGCTACCGCGCGACCGGCTCCGCGACCGGTGCCGTGCCGGCCGGGACCGGCACGGGGCGGAAGCCGCGGACGACCAGCCACACGCCGAGCGCGAGCTCCCACGCGGCGATCGGCAGCGCGGCGAGCGCGGCGGGCGCGGTGCCCTGCGCGTAGACCCCCGCGACGATCGCGAGGTCCGAGGCGAGCAGGAGCGGTGCACCCGCCAGACCGATCGCCGGGATGACCCGGGGCACCAGCCCGGACCGGTAGAGCACGGTGCCGAGGAACAGGGCGTTCAGCACCGGCATCAGACTCTGGCCGAGCAGGAACGTCCAGTCGTGCACGACGGTGAGGGCGTCGCCGCCCGCCCGCAGCGCCGCGGGGTCCGGCCCGCCCGGGTCCCGGTGCAGCGTGACCACCGACAGCACGGCCACCGCCCCGACGAGGATCAGCCCGGCCTCCACGAGGCGCGAGGCGACGAACCCGAGGGCGGCCGTCTCGCCGTGCCGCCGGGTCACCGGGTACAGCACCACCGCGGTCCCGACGCACGCGAGGGCGAGCAGCACCTCGAGGAGCGCGCCGGCCGTGACGCCGGTGGCGGCGCCCCCGCCGAGGAGGAGGTCGCCCTCCTCCCGCAGCGGCGCGTACAGCCGCAGCGTCGGGATCGAGGTGACGAAGGTCAGCAGGTACAGCACACCGGCCACCCGGGCGGCCCGCCTCGTGGCCGCCGCGGGTCCGCGGGGTGCCGGCGTCGGGGTGGGCGTCGGCGTCGTGCGGGTCATGGCGCGCTCCTCGGGACGGTTCCGGGTGTACGGCGTACACCTCATGCCGGGACGCTAGGTGTACGGTGTCCACCTGTCAAGATCCGAGGAGGCAGCACGGTGACCACGCAGCCGCGCGGCGGCCGACGCGCCCCGCTGAACCGGGACCGGGTCCTGCGCGCGGCCGTCGACCTCGCCGACGAGGTCGGGCTCGCCGCGGTGAGCATGCGCCGGCTCGCCCAGGAGCTCGGCGTCGTCCCGATGGCGCTGTACAAGCACGTCGCGGACAAGGAGGAGCTGGTCGACGGCATGGTCGACCTCGTGATCGCCGAGTTCGACCCGCCCGACCCCGCTGCCCCGTGGAAGGACGACGTGCGCCAGCGGGTCCTGTCGGCGCGGCGTGCGGTGCTGCGGCACCCGTGGGCGCGGCAGGCGATCGAGTCGCGGACCCGGCGCACCGCGGCGGTGCTCGGC contains:
- a CDS encoding DNA gyrase/topoisomerase IV subunit B: MVPQDCPGERLGFGTVSTASAESSYTARHLSVLEGLEAVRKRPGMYIGSTDSRGLMHCLWEIIDNSVDEALAGHGDRIDVVLHADSSVEVRDQGRGIPVDVEPKTGLTGVEVVLTKLHAGGKFGGGSYGASGGLHGVGASVVNALSSRLDVEVDRGGRTHRMTFHRGEPGVFDDAAGRTPESPFEPFVARSQLDVVGKVAKGRTGTRIRYWADRNIFPTSAVFSYDELVTRARQTSFLVPGLTITVRDERGLPGTPGAEGPHEEVFRHDGGTVDFADFLAPDAPVTDTWQLTGSGSFSETVPVLDARGHMTPQEVQRECEVDVALRWGTGYDTEVRTFVNIIATPKGGSHLAGFETALLRTLRKQVDANARRLKISAKDGSDRIEKDDVLAGLTAVVTVRLAEPQFEGQTKEVLGTAPVRAIVAKVVDTQLAAILTSSKREHKAQSAALLDKVVGEMRARVSARKQKEISRRKTALESSSLPAKLADCRSDDVERSELFIVEGDSALGTAKLARSSDFQALLPIRGKILNVQKASISDMLRNAECAAIIQVIGAGSGRTFDLDAARYGKIVLMTDADVDGAHIRTLLLTLFFRYMRPLVEAGRVYAAVPPLHRIEVIGAGSRKNEYIYTYSEAELAATLKKLDRAGKRYKDDIQRYKGLGEMDADQLSETTMDPRHRTLRRVTLPAAESADAMVRRAEETFELLMGSDVAPRKDFIVAGAASLDASQIDA
- a CDS encoding DUF7455 domain-containing protein, translated to MTGTIESTTTPLTAADRCDRCGAQAYVRVHLPVGELLFCAHHAREHAPKYSQVATHVQDETDKLLAEHGAGAAAAR
- a CDS encoding DUF4386 domain-containing protein, coding for MTRTTPTPTPTPAPRGPAAATRRAARVAGVLYLLTFVTSIPTLRLYAPLREEGDLLLGGGAATGVTAGALLEVLLALACVGTAVVLYPVTRRHGETAALGFVASRLVEAGLILVGAVAVLSVVTLHRDPGGPDPAALRAGGDALTVVHDWTFLLGQSLMPVLNALFLGTVLYRSGLVPRVIPAIGLAGAPLLLASDLAIVAGVYAQGTAPAALAALPIAAWELALGVWLVVRGFRPVPVPAGTAPVAEPVAR
- a CDS encoding GNAT family N-acetyltransferase gives rise to the protein MCPHPDAPDHAAPATPAAPLSVRAAAPATLPEPDPAATGLTWRPLDRADVPALAALVARVEEHDAQPYRTSEVEVHEWLDGDWKDPAADARLGVDADGELRAWIAVEAPPGGVRLVRAYLSGGVDPAWRGRGIGRALVAWATARARQKLAASEADVPGRIAAFLEDHRSDAIALYAAAGFSPIRYYTDMRRDLAEPLPEVRDPEGVRIVPWSPELDDAVRLAHNEAFADHWGSEPRTPETWVQGRSMFAPQWSHVAVDVATGEVAGYAISGRYEQDWPVAGYSSGYTELLGVRRAWRGKGVAVALLRATMASYRADGVEYAELDVDTANPSGAHGLYAALGYQVTHGSLMTSIEL